Genomic window (Arachis hypogaea cultivar Tifrunner chromosome 13, arahy.Tifrunner.gnm2.J5K5, whole genome shotgun sequence):
AAGCTATTATCATTGCTGAGAATATTAGTGAGGTAGTTTGTACTGTACataatttgtaattttaatttagtGATTGAACAACTATGAACAACATTCATCTTTATAAAAGTCTTTCtttcaaatttatatttaataaactaTAAATTACATTAAAACTATGCAATCTTTAAATCTTTAGATattatttaagttaattaattatttaatattatttaagatatactcaatcataatttaaaattatatactatttaatctaaattaatacATAAAATTCTATACTAACTggagaaatataaaattttatgctTTGGTTTAGATCTATTTAACtggatttaaataaattataattttaaaattatatttaaatttagaattttagttattatttaaattgaattataTACATTTTTAAGTTATGAcggtatattttttaaataatatgataTAGATCAGATAATCATTGatttagtttattaattttaaaaataattaaattaaactaaatcaatacaatttttttgttaactataaaaatatactactaaaattatataaaacCAAATACGAGATTAGTTaaagaacaataataatataaatttcgaTTTACATGAAAATGTGTAACATATTACTGCAAGTTAAAAAACAGTGTGTCAAAAAACTGATACCTCATCTAATATTTTCAGTTTACAATCAGGTGGAGataaaagtgatttttttttattataattgactCATATTTATCTAACATTTGAAATATCAGTTTAACGACGAAAAAGTTTTATATATTTCTCATTACTCATTTATAGGAAAGCAACTCTCTATGTATGGTGTACACTATACGTCGCATGGAATTGGACAAGAAAATATTACTTCTACTTATGTAAGGCCTTCTCCATTAGAGATAAGATCTAAATAATTCTTAACTCTACCAACGAGGCTCTCATTGACAAGAACTCCACTGTCTGTCTTAACAAATAATACGTATAATTAATGATTACCAAATGATTTATGcaccaatatttaaaaaaagtatgcTTCATCGGAAATCATTTATATAACATAGATTTATTACAATTCTAGCATATTCCAGTGTACAAGGACTCACCAATAATCTAACGCAAGTCGTTCTGCAAAATTAGCTTCCGTCACACTGCGGTTCCCAAAGACCGTGCCTAACAGGAATGTAATTTAGAAAAGATGgtaactattattatattcttttcttttctatagtGTCTAActtttaattgaataaaattgAACTTTTTGTCAAGAAATTCTAATATAAATGGGAAGCAAAAAAGACAATCTTCCTTTGTTGTTACTTTGGTGGCTATTAATTTGGCACAACTTTATGAAGATATACACTTATCGACTGTTAAGGTGCACCCACTAAGCAGTGATACACAAAGTGGCCAAAATGTTGATCCTTTTGTTGATTATGAAGGTAATTTTCTATTATATCAAGAATTTAAGTTGGTAGCTTGCAAGAAATATGAATTATTAGTAATACATCAACAtatatgtttttactttttataatttttatttattgtagtTGTTAATGCTTATGATAATTCAATGTTGAATGTgaatttaaaagattattttataCCATCTTCAGAAACTTTAGACGTTATGtataaattttatctttatgtttatttgtaTCTTTGTGTACATCATAGACTAAATTGCATTGGTATGATAACTGAGTATCTAAAGAGAGTTCATTTAGCAGGTGTGTAGGATATAGGAGATCTTTTTTATCAATGTCAACATTGTAAAGTATGGATGTGGTCTGATGAAAGACTTGCTAAATCCAAACAGTCACTGTAACCAAAGTTTTCATTATGTTGTATGGAAGGAAAGATTGAACTTCCTCTACTTTCTGTGCCTCCTGATAATGAGCACATTCAGCTTCATACTGAAGGAGATCAAAGAAGTATTAATTTTCTGAAAAATATAAAGGCATTTAATTCAATGTTTTGTTTTACATCAATAGCCAAAAAAATTGACCGTGGGGTGAATAATGGGATTGCTCCTCCAATTTTTAAGCTTGGGTGTCAAAACTACTATAGCATATTAGCATTGGTAGTCTACTTCCTCCGGATAGTCTACGACCAACATTTGTCCAGTTATATATATCTATGACACAGAAAATGAGATTGATAATCGGATAGGCACACTTCGATAATTTTTATGCAACCAGtcaaatagttattttttatctatGAGAGAGAATAACATAtatttattgtgttttttttctttGCAGTTCCAATGAAGCTGTAAATGAGCGAGAGAGAAAAATTGTGACAACATTAAAAAATATGCTAGACAAATATAACAGTTTGGCAAAGAATTTTTACTATGCAAGAGATAGGTACTAACAGGAAAATTGCACAAACATAAAACTTAAGTTGATTAGTAAAAAGACTACAGATGACAAGACATACAACTTCCCATCTGCATCTGAAGTGGCTGCATTGATTGTTGGTGATGTCGAACAACTAAGCAAAGATAGAGATATTATTATAGAGAGTCAAACTAGAAAGCTCCAACGGATTGATGTTTTTCACCCATCTTATTTAGCTTTGCAATATCCATTATTGTTTCTGTATGGGGAGGATAGGTTTTAGTTGGGTATTGCAACATCAAATTCTATCTCTGCTAGGCcttcaaagaaaaacaaaacaatcaCTTTACGACAATTCTTTATTTCGCCTATAGAAAAGGATGGGTGAATTTCCGTTAATTCTGAGATAAAAAGATTATTCCAATAGTTTCTTATGGATGCCTACACAATGGTGAAATCAGAGAGGTTAAAATTTTTTAGGTTTAAACAACCACAGTTGAGGGTTGACAAATACAAATGTCTGCATAAAAGTCTAATAAACAGGGATGTAAAGCTGCAAGGCTTGGTAGAAGAATCATTCTTTCCAGTACTTTTACCGATGGACCTAGGTACATGATGAATAATTGCAAAGATGCATTTGTAATTTGCATATATGCAGGATATTCTAGGGGTGcacgcggatcggatcggatcagatatgACCGAAATTTCAatccgatccgcactaaaatcatcAGATCGGATCTAATATCTACAATTTTTAAGCttggatctgatccgatccggATATTTGCTGATCAGATCGGATTGAATATCAGATATATccgcaaaatacaaaaatatttttaaaagcttatttttattaaaaaatattaataaaattttttttctattttttaaatatatttactcttaaaataatattaaacatacttttcttaaataataatattaaaataatacaacatatatgataattattagttaaaataaaatataagaagaatatttacttatttatttatttttacggaTCCGTGAATATGCGGATAGCTACataaaatccgcaatccgattcTATAAGTGTGTGGATCGAATCCATATCTgtaattttcggatcggattcggataaatatcgcggatatgcggatcagatccgatccatgaacacttCTAGGATATCCTAGCTATTTTATCACTATAACATGTAACCTTAAATGGGATGAGATAAAAAGAGAAGTGACTCCCATTGGATTGAAGGCAGAAGACTGCCCTGATATATTGTGTCGAGTTTTCAAAATCAAGCTTGATGGTTTGATTGATGACctaaatgaaagaaaaatcttTGGCAAAATTTTAGGATGTAAGTCTGTGTTTATGCAAcacattattaaaattttatgttgtaatgttttactcatttattttttttcaattttcagatGTTTGTACTATAGAGTTTTAAAAGAGAGGGCTTCCGCATGCACATATCATTTTATTCATGAGTAACGAGTTCAAGCCACAAACACCAGatgacatagacaaacatataacgGCTGAGATTTCTGATGAAAATAAAAGGCCAAATCAAAATTACATGGTACATGGTCCATGTGGTCCGTACAACAAGAATtcaacttgcatgaagaatggatCCTGTTCAAAGTTTTATCCTAAAGAGTTTAGGCAGCGAACACTCATTGATGAAGCTGGATTTTTCAAATATAGGCATACTGATAATAGTCGAACATTGAAGAAAAGAGAATGTGTACTAGATAATAAGTTTATTGTTTCATATAATCTAGAATTTTTGCTCTCAAGTTCCGGTGCCACATAAATGTGGGATACACATGCCAAACAAGTTCTATTAAGTATCTTAAGTATGTACACAAGGGTAATGATTGCATAACAGCTACCCTATACAACGCTGGTGATTCGTCAGAAGCCACACAAGTTGTTGACGAAATTAGAAATTACTACGATTGTAGGTACACTTCGGCATGTGAGGTAGTCTGTCGTTTATTTGGATAcgaaatccaagagaaagaaccATTTGTGATTAGACTTCCATTCCATTTGGAGGATGAGCAACTTGTGGTTTATAGTGAAACTTCTAATGTAAATGATATCGTCAAAAAAGCAGTATCTCATAAGTCCATATTTCTGGTATGGATGGCGGCGAATATGTCATATCCCTATGCTCGAAGTCTGACTTATACTGAATTTTCAACCAAGTTTGTTTGGAAGGACGATGCTTCAAAGTGGTTTCCTCAAAAGCAAAGCTTTGCAATCGGAAGGTTGACTCATGTACCTGCAGGTAATGatgaatttatatttaattttgatcttatttatttgatgatttaaatttaaaatcttaacagCATGTACCTCACGTCTATTTTATTCGATTTATCTATACTAGAAAGTAAATGTTCAAATAACTTTCAACAGTTATAATCTAATACTCTATAGATTATACAATTTTAGCATTGTTctctattttttagaaaaaataattttatacgcaTGTGTAGctacataataattaaaattgtgTAGCCTAATTCATTTAGCAACTTAGAAGTGGAATTTTAACAAAGTTTTTTGCAGCAAATATCGAAGAATATTACCAACAATTTCTCTTGAATACTCAAAGAGAATGTATAGATTTTCGAGATATAAGAACAGTAGGAGGAACAATTCATGCTACTTATAGAGATGCATGCTTCGCTCTTGAACTCTTGCAAGATGATAGAGAATTCATGGATGCAATTAAGGAAGCAAGCTCGTGAGCCTCAGGATCATATGTCAGGAGGTTGTTTGTCATTCTATTAACATCCAAAAATATCTCAAGACCAGAACATGTCTGAGATAGATATTGGCATGAACTCTCAGATGATATTTTTTGTATCGACAAAGAACGGTGATGAACATAAAGGTgagtttttattaattacaattataaaagtcttttattattgatcacttttattttgattaaatttttacagTATTGTATAATATGCAGAGTTAACCATGTTAGATGATGAGATTAAGCAGTTGTGCTTAATGGATATAGACAAGATCTTACATTCCTATAGTAAAACCTTGAAAGACTATCATCCTATGCCTTTAGCAACTAAAGTTGATAGTTCTTTGTTAACCGAAAGAGTTATCAGGGAAGAGATAAACTTTAACAAAGATGAGTTAAAGAAAAATGCCTCAGACATGTTAGCCATCGCAATACCTGAGTAGAAACATGCATTCGATAACATTGTTACAGCTGTATATTATGGTGAAGGGGTTTTTTCTTTGTGTATGGTCATAGGGATACTGAAAAAATATTTCTCTGGAACCTTACGTCCGCTGAGATTCACTCAAAAGGATGATATTGTGTTAAACGTTACTTCAAGTATTATTGCTTCTTTACTTCTTTCCAATGGAAGAACGGTACACTCAAGGTTCAAAATACTACTGAATATAATTGAGGATTTTATATGTAACATCAAACCTGGTTCTCCTCAAGCAATTTTGCTATTGAAAGCCAAATTTATAATTTGGGATGAGGTTCCAATGGTTAGTAGGTACTGCTATGAAGCGCTCGATAAATACTTGGGTGATATCAagaagttttctctaacatataacAAAGATTTGTCTTTTGGAGGAAACGTGGTTGTACTAGGTAGAGACTTTAGACAAATCCTTCCTATCATTCCATGAGGATCGAGACAAGATATGGTTCATTCAACTGTGAATTCATTTTTATCAGGtgctcaaactaacaaaaaatatgagACTCTCTGTAGGAACAACTTCTTCAGATCAAAATGAGACAGAGCAATTTAGTAAGTAGTTATTGAAAGTTGGTGATGGTCTAATAAGTGATATAGATGGTGAATTTGAGATATGTCTTCCGGAAGATATTGTTATTTCTTCTTCGGACTAGACATTTGATGAATTGgttcatttttcttatccaaatatttgaaaaatatgtcttcaaataattttttcaaaGCAAGAACTATACTGGCTCCCACGTTGGACATCGCTGAAGAGGTCAACAACTATCTGATGACTATCATTCCTGGAGgcaaaaaattatatcttagttCGGATTCAATTTGTATAGATGAAGGGAATATGGAAAGTCAACTAGATCTTTATGATCCTGAATTACTGAATAGCATAAATTACTCTGGTTTACCTCTACATAAATTGATACTTAAGGTTGGTGTTCCTATGATGTTACTAAGGAATATTGACCAATCCAGTGGTCTTTATAATGGTACAAGGCTACAAGTTAAAAAGCTTGAAAATCATGTCATAGAATGTGAAGTCTTAATAGGTAACAATGTTGGTCATATTGCTTTGATTCCAAAAATGAATATATGGTACCAACAAATAAAACTGTCCCAATTAGATTTTAACAAAGACAGTTTTCCGTAATAGTATCTTTTACCATGACAATTAATAAGTCTCAGGAACAAACTTTATCTCACATTGGATTTACACATGGCCAACTATATACAGCATtttcaagagttaagagtaagagaggttTAAAAGTTTTGCTTATAAATCACGTAGGAATATCTGCAAATTCAACCATCAATATTGTTTATAAAGAAgtcttaaaaaaaatagaattctaacgtaaatattataattttattttaaattttgtattaaaattaatatataattattttactttaaaaaaatataaaataataattactcaCTGTTTTTATgttaaactttgattttgataataattattttgtgtgctttttcttaaaatatttaaacatataaaaatattttttacttttataaatttttccgTGTTGAGCACGGGTTCATATACTAGTTAATTATAGTAATATGATAtgagaaattaataatttttagattaattttattaattatttagagtattaattatattaagatgctataaaaaattagtatttttaagattaattttattaaattgataGGATAATCGCTAACTTGGGGAATAAatcgaaaatgaaaaaaaaatatatgtagtaAGTTCTAAGGTTTAAATGAAAAGATGGACGAaggataagaagaaaaaaaaagaaaccctaaaccataaatcctaaatcctaaatcataaattagtaatttttaaagtagcttgattagttataatattatatatattgaaaatttgtgattttgttatattaattttattaattatagttaatGATTTggagaataattttattaattatatagtaagATATTatgtaaaattagtaattttttagagTAACTTTATAGATTATAGTAATATGATTTaggaaattagttattttttagtaattttattaattatagtaatataatatgagaaattagtaaatttataaagtaattttattaattataataatatgatattagaaattaataattgttagattaattttattaattattgtaatatgttataaaaatttattaattatatagaatattaattatagtaagatgttataaaaaattaatattttttagattatttttatcaaattgatAGGTGTTGCCGCTAACTTGGAGAATTAatcgaaaatagaaaaaaaatatatgtagaaAGTTCTAAGGTTCAAATAATAGGATGGAACATATTgaagataagaagaagaaaaagaaaccctAAATTgtgaatcctaaattctaaatcttaaatactaaaccttaaattagttatctttttAGTAGTTTTATTAACTACAGTAATATAATCGGAGAAACTACtaaaattttaatgtaattttattatcataataatatgatatgagaaattaataattattagattaattttattaattatagtaatatgtCTTAcaaatttgttaattatttagaGTATAGTAATatgctataaaaaataatatcttttaaattaattttatcaaattgATAGGTGTTACCACTGATTTGGGGAAtaaatcaaaaatgaaaaaaatatatgtaaaaagTTTTAATGTTCAAATAACAGAGATGGACGTATattaagaataagaagaagaaaagaaaattctaaatcctaaaccctaaatcttaaacccAACTCTAaacctaaaaatataaattagtaatttttagattaacttaattaattataataaaaaatatatattgaaaattagtgatatgttacattaattttattaattataattaaatgatatggaaaataatttattcattatATAGTAAGATGTTATgtgaaattagtaattttttagaataattttataagtTATAGTAATATGATTTAGGAAACTAttatttttttggtaattttattaatcatagtAATATAATctaataaattagtaaatttttaaagtaattttattaattataataatatgatatgagaaattaataattgctaaattaattttattaattataattgtcataaaaattaattaattatttagagtattaattataatatgaTGCTATAAAAAAGTAgtatttttagattaattttattaaattgataGGTGTTACCACTAAGGACTAACTTGAGgaataaatcaaaaataaaaaaatatatgtaataatttttaaagttcAAATGAAAGAATAGATGTATATCAAGGatgagaagaagagaaaaaaattctAAACCTCAACCATTAAACCttgaatcctaaaccctaaatcctaaatcctaaactctaaccctaaatcctaaatcttaaaccctaaatataaattaataatttttagagtaacttaattaattatagtaatatatgtattgaaaattagtgattttgttatattaattttattaattatagttaaatgatatgaagaataattttattaattatatagtaagATGTTATGTGAAGTTAGCAATTTTTTAGAATAACTTTATAAGTTATAGTAATATGATTTaggaaattagttatttttagtaattttattaattatagtaatataatctgagaaattagtaaatttttaaagtaattttattaattacaataatataatattaaaaattaataattgttagatttattttgttaattatagtaatatgttataaaaatttattaattatttagagtATTAATTATAGTATgatgttataaaaaattaatatttttagattaattttattaaattgataGGTGTTACCGCTGACTTGGCGAATaaatcgaaaataaaataaaatatatatagtaagTTCTAAAGTTCAAATAAAAGAATGGAcgtatatcaaaaataaaaaaataaaaaaaactctaaaatcctaaaccttaaatactaattaataaaatattaatttttttacaacatcttactgtaattaatattctaaacaattaatatttttttatgacatATTACTATAGTTAATAAAATTAATCTAAcctaattattaatttctcatTAATAGAATTATccgaaataataattaattttttaaattatgttacTATAACTTataaagttatttttaaaaaaaattattaatttcacatgacatcttactataattaataaagttattttttatattatttaactataattaataaaattaatctaaagaaatttatttttcaaagtaTATTACTATAGTTAATAAAAGTAATATAACAAGTAGAATCTGTGAATTTGCTACAGGAAAGGTGAAAGGCATTTTGGCTGGTTCCATTATGATGGGCCCACCACATTTTCTCTTGTTCTGCAATGTTCGTCgaattgagttgaatttgggTACaattctttcattttaaaatggaATTACGTAAATTTTACTTAAACTTTAAATCTCTCGGTCAATTGTTTACCCAGTTAAATGCAAAAAACACAGTAGAATCACATAACGTATGCTGTTGGTGTGCTTGGATCCGTCTTAAAAGAAAGATTTACACTGAAcacttttttaatttcaaacaatCAAGAGTTTCATAGTTTAAAAACGCCAAATTTCATCTAACGAGTCACGGTAATTTTTAGCGGAACGTGGACAGTAAATTTCGAGTGTGCTGGGAAAGACAGTGCCAAAACCACGATAGCTGAGTGGGGAGAAGAAGAAATTGGTAGCGCGACTAAAGAGAGAATAAGAGAGGCCGTGGAGAGATTTAAATTGTCGATGATGGAGATAATAGAAAGGGCGGTGCGCTTACTACGAGCGCTTACTAcgacagaaaaaaaagaaagagaattagaaagagaagagaagagagacgGCCGTAATAGTTAACTAAATATTGAGGGTCTAACTAATTTTAACAATTaagttaaatatatttatttaaaaaattaaaaaatgatccctctatattttttatgcaattaCAAAAAAGACCCATTAAAATGAACATTTTTATTTTGCCGTGTTTGGCGCACTATCAGTCAAATTGATTTTTGACGTTTCGATGTCATAAAGAAAGCTTGCCTACTCAATCCATGCCCTTTTTTGTCTATCAGCTTTTGTTTCTCTGGGAGTGAAAAAACATTTGAGGATAAGAAAGACAATAATTTTGACATTtgaaattatttaaaagaaaatgtctGTAAAATTTTCGctgacttttttatttaaaattcaaattcaaatcaataaGTATTTTATTATAGTTTTTAGCTCTAATTgtaagggtgtgtttggcaaataCGTTACAAGAGAAGAAGTACGTTTAGCcttcttgaaagtttcaattttttgtttggcaaacttttgatccatgaacgcagaagtgattttaTTCTCAAAACCACGTTTACAAGAAGCTACAATTTTGAGCTTCTGCGTTTCACCAACGGGCTTTTACCCATCAATACTCcatctttatttatcttttaccaactttatcctttatacatgttattatattatttatagaattcttattatttttgtttacatgaactctttttttctattatttattatttttttattaatcattttttcgatattatacacttttataattacaattttttgtattatttttattatctttttataatatgatttattgactctattaggtaaaataaattaaaaaaaaaataattgtaaataataataataataaattatagcatattaaaaaagagtattaagagtactaaaaatatactatataaaaaaatattataaattttttttgatttatttcaattactaccaagatcaatatttaatttttttattattcttagtactctctaaaatttatattttgttagttttaattaaaaatatattttgccaatttttatatatttttttattttagtgtataaatattaattttattatagaattaattaataagatctattcaaatatctaaattaaaatgataagataattatttaagttggtgtctattttagtaatttttttatctaaaagtgattttgagtagtataatccaaacaacatttattttactataatccattttgatataaagattgccaaacataaatcactttgacacaaacttacttttcatcaaaatcaagtttgcaaaatcaattttatacaaactcccgtttgcaaactgtaatccaaacacacactaagtgcAATGTGTaacacaataaaaataactatttgttGAACATTTGAAGCTTCGCTTGTCGATCAACTAACCActtactaaatttttattattatatatattaattaatattaatattaatattaatatattattattgaacTAGAGTTATTGATAGTAGTATTTTAGAATGaggttgaaaaataaatagtGGTGATAGACTGATAGtgaataaaataaactaatttttttagaaataaaaaaagtgatgTATAATCTGTAACactctaatattcaaatccttatgctcgagtcataagtcaatgatattacggtggtacgactctcaggtggatttttaataaataaatataggtaatttcgaaaggagtattaatcgagaagcctgaaaagagtagaaataaaatcgcgaagacgtatctctcacgtttcgacaacaaaagataaaccgtgaagccgaaaacaatatacggacaaggcgtagaggagattaagagatagataacagatagatatatataacataagtaagtagctactagtcgcgacccgcgaagtttaggtcggctagagtacattatgaaattagttgacaacagtatatcctaatctctcccgaaggaaacatgagagcctctataggcaaattcaaagagttcaatacataatataaactttccaaaacaaaggtggagagattctaatcaaaacacaaagtagaggaaataaagatcttcgccgtctctcagacgacccacaactcacttctgagcacttggacctgtatctgaaaaacaagagatatatacggaatgagaaccccgggcccatgggttcctagtacggtaaaagtgccaaataaattcaatgtactgcaacaaaaactcactaagcatcctaaacttcttcaccaattattcatcctaggttctcactaatccatgaataggcaactgtcataagggagtgctaaattcaattcatgtttcacatgtttcccaactcgct
Coding sequences:
- the LOC140177672 gene encoding uncharacterized protein, translated to MSSNNFFKARTILAPTLDIAEEVNNYLMTIIPGGKKLYLSSDSICIDEGNMESQLDLYDPELLNSINYSGLPLHKLILKVGVPMMLLRNIDQSSGLYNGTRLQVKKLENHVIECEVLIGNNVGHIALIPKMNIWYQQIKLSQLDFNKDSFP